In Panicum virgatum strain AP13 chromosome 4N, P.virgatum_v5, whole genome shotgun sequence, a single window of DNA contains:
- the LOC120669639 gene encoding DNA-repair protein XRCC1-like, with protein sequence MSKRSLPSWMGSSKDGEDDSGKKKHTGTSQKAQKGPDFSKLLDGVVFVLSGFVNPERSTLRSQALDMGAEYRPDWTSDCTLLVCAFANTPKFRQVQADNGTIISKDWISESHMQRKLVDIEPYLMHAGKPWRKNKETVESDQGPADLDQKEMRKEHKKQVQRSHIKSSVSATTEAGHSDSGNIHFSPSKIKQWAMDDLTQTVSWLKSQEEKPEPSELKAIAAEGVITCLQDAIESLEQGNDIKGVAEQWSFVPHVVNELLKLDGSRKDASLPKEQLLQLAIKCKKIYQAEFARMDSDDKKGTKGQSSSPVTKHRRKTKSDDDCYDSDATIEMTEEEIDLACRQLPGLC encoded by the exons ATGTCCAAAAGAAGCCTCCCTTCTTGGATGGGTTCTTCTAAAGATGGAGAGGACGATTCAGGCAAGAAGAAACATACAGGCACCTCCCAGAAGGCTCAGAAAGGGCCTGATTTTTCCAAACTTTTG GATGGGGTCGTCTTTGTGCTGTCAGGGTTTGTGAATCCGGAGAGGAGCACACTGCGGTCACAAGCATTGGATATGGGAGCTGAGTATCGGCCCGATTGGACATCAGATTGCACCCTTCTTGTTTGTGCATTTGCTAACACACCCAAGtttcgacaagttcaagctgATAATGGAACCATTATCTCAAAG GATTGGATCTCTGAATCTCACATGCAAAGAAAACTTGTGGACATTGAACCTTATCTTATGCATGCTGGAAAACCATGGCGGAAAAATAAGGAGACAGTTGAATCTGATCAAG GTCCTGCTGATTTAGATCAGAAGGAGATGCGTAAAGAGCATAAAAAGCAAGTTCAACGGTCTCACATCAAGTCATCTGTCTCTGCTACCACAGAG GCGGGACATTCAGACTCTGGAAACATACACTTTTCTCCCTCAAAAATAAAACAATGGGCAATGGATGATTTGACGCAGACTGTGTCATGGTTGAAGAGCCAAGAAGAGAAG CCAGAGCCAAGTGAACTGAAGGCAATTGCTGCTGAAGGAGTTATTACTTGTCTGCAAGATGCCATCGAATCCCTCGAGCAAGGCAAT GATATTAAAGGAGTGGCGGAGCAGTGGAGCTTCGTCCCCCATGTTGTCAACGAACTATTGAAACTGGATGGAAGCAGAAAAGATGCATCTTTGCCTAAAGAACAGCTCTTGCAACTAGCAATCAAGTGTAAGAAGATTTATCAGGCCGAGTTTGCTCGCATGGACAGTGACGACAAGAAGGGGACGAAGGGGCAGAGCAGCTCGCCTGTAACTAAGCATCGCAGGAAGACCAAGTCGGATGATGATTGCTACGACAGCGACGCCACGATAGAAATgacagaggaagagattgaTCTGGCGTGCAGGCAGCTCCCTGGGCTATGTTGA
- the LOC120669596 gene encoding coatomer subunit beta'-1 isoform X1, producing the protein MPLRLEIKRKFAQRSERVKSVDLHPTEPWILSSLYSGSVCIWDYQAQAMVKSFEVSELPVRSAKFVSRKQWVVAGADDMFIRVYNYNTMDKVKVFEAHTDYIRCVAVHPTLPYVLSSSDDMLIKLWDWDKGWMCTQIFEGHSHYVMQVTFNSKDTNTFSSASLDRTTKIWSLGSPDPNFTLDGHQKGVNCVDYFTGGDRPYLITGSDDSTAKVWDYQTKSCVQTLEGHTHNISAVCFHPELPIIITGSEDGTVRIWHSTTYRLENTLNYGLERVWAVGYMKGSRRMVIGYDEGTIMIKMGREVPVASMDTSGKIIWAKHNEIQTVNIKIVGAGFEVTDGERLPLAVKELGSCDLYPQSLKHNPNGRFVVVCGDGEYIIYTALAWRNRSFGSALEFVWSSEGEYAIRESTSRIKIFNKSFQEKKSIRPTFSAERIFGGILLAMCSSDFICFYDWVDCRLIRRIDVTVKNLYWADSGDLVAIASDTSVYILKYNRDVVASYLEGGKPVDEEGVEDAFELLHEVNERVRTGIWVGDCFIYNNSSWRLNYCVGGEVTTMYHLDRPMYLLGYLANQSRVYLIDKEFNVIGYTLLLSLIEYKTLVMRGDLERANEILPSIPKAQYNSVAHFLESRGMLEEALEIATDADYKFDLAVQLGKLDVAKAIAIEAQTESKWKQLGELAMSTGKLEMAEECLHQAKDLSGLLLLYSSLGDAEGIEKLASLSKGHGKNNVAFLCLFMLGKLEDCIQLLIDSNRIPEAALMARSYLPSKVSEIVAIWRNDLSKVNPKAAESLADPSEYPNLFDDWQVALTVEKSVASQRGLYPPAVDYLNHAEKSDSTLVEAFKRMQVIEDVEPVDPDEENGEPDQEALEENEMENTDEAVPVGADEHEEAVLENGNEGEEQSSANNEEAASA; encoded by the exons ATG CCGCTCAGGTTGGAGATCAAG CGGAAGTTCGCGCAACGGTCAGAGAGGGTCAAGTCGGTGGATCTTCACCCCACGGAGCCATG GATTCTGTCAAGCCTCTACTCGGGGAGTGTCTGCATCTGGGATTACCAGGCACAG GCTATGGTGAAATCATTTGAAGTTTCAGAACTGCCAG TGCGGTCGGCAAAATTTGTATCTAGAAAACAATGGGTTGTAGCTGGTGCAGATGACATGTTCATTCGTGTCTACAACTACAATACCATGGACAAAGTTAAAGTTTTTGAGGCCCATACTGATTACATCAGATGTGTTGCTGTCCATCCAACTCTACCATATGTGCTGTCATCATCTGATGACATGTTGATAAAACTGTGGGACTGGGATAAAGGGTGGATGTGCACTCAAATCTTTGAGGGACATTCACACTATGTGATGCAGGTTACTTTCAATTCAAAGGATACCAACACCTTCTCAAGTGCATCTCTTGACCGCACTACAAAG ATATGGAGTTTGGGTTCTCCAGATCCAAACTTTACACTAGATGGACATCAAAAGGGTGTTAATTGTGTTGACTACTTCACTGGTGGTGACAGGCCCTATTTGATTACTGGTTCTGATGACTCCACTGCAAAG GTCTGGGATTACCAAACAAAGAGCTGTGTTCAGACACTTGAAGGGCATACACATAACATCTCTGCTGTCTGTTTCCATCCTGAGCTTCCTATAATCATCACTGGATCGGAAGATGGCACAGTTCGTATATGGCATTCGACAACTTATAG ACTCGAGAACACACTAAACTATGGCCTTGAGAGAGTTTGGGCTGTTGGATACATGAAGGGATCAAGAAG GATGGTGATTGGTTATGATGAGGGAACTATTATGATTAAAATGGGCCGTGAAGTACCTGTAGCAAGTATGGACACCAGTGGGAAAATCATTTGGGCcaaacataatgaaatacaaactGTAAATATTAAGATTGTTGGTGCAGGCTTTGAG GTCACAGATGGAGAAAGATTACCCCTGGCTGTAAAAGAGTTAGGAAGCTGCGATCTATACCCACAG AGTTTGAAGCATAACCCTAATGGCCGATTCGTCGTTGTATGTGGAGATGGCGAATACATAATTTATACTGCATTGGCTTGGAGGAATAGATCGTTTGGATCTGCATTGGAATTTGTTTGGTCATCAGAAGGAGAATATGCAATCAGGGAAAGTACATCAAGAATTAAAATTTTCAATAAATCATTTCAG GAGAAGAAAAGTATCCGGCCTACATTTTCAGCGGAGCGTATTTTTGGTGGGATATTGTTGGCAATGTGTTCTAGTGACTTCATTTGCTTTTATGACTGGGTTGATTGCAGACTAATACGCCGAATTGATGTCACTGTTAAG AACCTTTACTGGGCTGATAGCGGTGACCTAGTTGCAATAGCAAGTGATACGTCAGTCTACATCCTCAAGTACAAT AGAGATGTTGTTGCTTCTTATCTAGAAGGTGGAAAGCCTGTGGACGAGGAAGGTGTTGAAGATGCTTTTGAGCTGCTTCATGAGGTCAATGAGCGAGTGCGTACTGGGATTTGGGTTGGAGACTGCTTCATATATAACAATTCATCTTGGCGCCTAAATTATTGTGTTGGTGGTGAG GTTACCACAATGTATCACTTGGATCGCCCTATGTATTTGTTGGGATATCTTGCGAACCAAAGTCGAGTTTATCTAATCGATAAGGAGTTTAA CGTCATTGGGTACACATTACTTCTCAGTTTGATTGAGTACAAAACCCTTGTGATGCGTGGGGATTTGGAACGCGCAAATGAAATTTTACCATCCATACCAAAGGCACAATATAATAG TGTCGCTCATTTCTTGGAGTCTAGAGGTATGTTGGAAGAGGCTCTTGAGATAGCCACTGATGCTGACTATAAATTTGATCTAGCTGTGCAGCTTGGAAAATTAGATGTTGCAAAG GCTATCGCCATAGAAGCACAAACTGAATCTAAATGGAAGCAGTTGGGCGAACTCGCCATGTCTACAGGCAAG CTAGAGATGGCGGAAGAATGCCTTCATCAAGCAAAGGATTTAAGTGGCTTATTGTTATTATACTCGTCCCTCGGAGATGCTGAAGGAATCGAAAAGCTTGCTTCTTTATCAAAAGGACATGGGAAAAACAACGTTGCTTTCCTCTGCCTTTTTATGCTTGGTAAATTGGAAGATTGCATACAGTTGCTCATAGACAG CAATCGTATACCTGAAGCTGCATTAATGGCGCGTTCATATCTTCCTAGCAAAGTCTCAGAGATAGTAGCAATTTGGAGAAATGACCTCAGTAAA GTTAATCCAAAAGCTGCAGAGTCTCTTGCAGATCCTTCTGAATATCCAAATTTATTTGATGATTGGCAGGTTGCACTAACTGTAGAAAAAAGTGTTGCTTCTCAGAG GGGCCTCTACCCTCCTGCTGTCGATTACTTGAACCATGCTGAGAAGTCGGATTCTACTCTTGTGGAGGCTTTCAAAAGGATGCAGGTCATTGAGGACGTGGAACCTGTAGACCCAGATGAGGAAAATGGAGAGCCTGATCAAGAG GCGTTGGAAGAGAATGAAATGGAGAACACGGATGAAGCTGTCCCAGTTGGTGCTGATGAACATGAAGAAGCAGTTCTTGAAAATGGAAATGAGGGTGAGGAACAGTCCAGTGCGAACAATGAAGAAGCCGCGTCAGCCTGA
- the LOC120669596 gene encoding coatomer subunit beta'-1 isoform X2: MPLRLEIKRKFAQRSERVKSVDLHPTEPWILSSLYSGSVCIWDYQAQAMVKSFEVSELPVRSAKFVSRKQWVVAGADDMFIRVYNYNTMDKVKVFEAHTDYIRCVAVHPTLPYVLSSSDDMLIKLWDWDKGWMCTQIFEGHSHYVMQVTFNSKDTNTFSSASLDRTTKIWSLGSPDPNFTLDGHQKGVNCVDYFTGGDRPYLITGSDDSTAKVWDYQTKSCVQTLEGHTHNISAVCFHPELPIIITGSEDGTVRIWHSTTYRLENTLNYGLERVWAVGYMKGSRRMVIGYDEGTIMIKMGREVPVASMDTSGKIIWAKHNEIQTVNIKIVGAGFEVTDGERLPLAVKELGSCDLYPQSLKHNPNGRFVVVCGDGEYIIYTALAWRNRSFGSALEFVWSSEGEYAIRESTSRIKIFNKSFQEKKSIRPTFSAERIFGGILLAMCSSDFICFYDWVDCRLIRRIDVTVKNLYWADSGDLVAIASDTSVYILKYNRDVVASYLEGGKPVDEEGVEDAFELLHEVNERVRTGIWVGDCFIYNNSSWRLNYCVGGEVTTMYHLDRPMYLLGYLANQSRVYLIDKEFNVIGYTLLLSLIEYKTLVMRGDLERANEILPSIPKAQYNSVAHFLESRGMLEEALEIATDADYKFDLAVQLGKLDVAKAIAIEAQTESKWKQLGELAMSTGKLEMAEECLHQAKDLSGLLLLYSSLGDAEGIEKLASLSKGHGKNNVAFLCLFMLGKLEDCIQLLIDSNRIPEAALMARSYLPSKVSEIVAIWRNDLSKVNPKAAESLADPSEYPNLFDDWQVALTVEKSVASQRGLYPPAVDYLNHAEKSDSTLVEAFKRMQVIEDVEPVDPDEENGEPDQEALEENEMENTDEAVPVGADEHEEAVLENGNEVLAQHE; this comes from the exons ATG CCGCTCAGGTTGGAGATCAAG CGGAAGTTCGCGCAACGGTCAGAGAGGGTCAAGTCGGTGGATCTTCACCCCACGGAGCCATG GATTCTGTCAAGCCTCTACTCGGGGAGTGTCTGCATCTGGGATTACCAGGCACAG GCTATGGTGAAATCATTTGAAGTTTCAGAACTGCCAG TGCGGTCGGCAAAATTTGTATCTAGAAAACAATGGGTTGTAGCTGGTGCAGATGACATGTTCATTCGTGTCTACAACTACAATACCATGGACAAAGTTAAAGTTTTTGAGGCCCATACTGATTACATCAGATGTGTTGCTGTCCATCCAACTCTACCATATGTGCTGTCATCATCTGATGACATGTTGATAAAACTGTGGGACTGGGATAAAGGGTGGATGTGCACTCAAATCTTTGAGGGACATTCACACTATGTGATGCAGGTTACTTTCAATTCAAAGGATACCAACACCTTCTCAAGTGCATCTCTTGACCGCACTACAAAG ATATGGAGTTTGGGTTCTCCAGATCCAAACTTTACACTAGATGGACATCAAAAGGGTGTTAATTGTGTTGACTACTTCACTGGTGGTGACAGGCCCTATTTGATTACTGGTTCTGATGACTCCACTGCAAAG GTCTGGGATTACCAAACAAAGAGCTGTGTTCAGACACTTGAAGGGCATACACATAACATCTCTGCTGTCTGTTTCCATCCTGAGCTTCCTATAATCATCACTGGATCGGAAGATGGCACAGTTCGTATATGGCATTCGACAACTTATAG ACTCGAGAACACACTAAACTATGGCCTTGAGAGAGTTTGGGCTGTTGGATACATGAAGGGATCAAGAAG GATGGTGATTGGTTATGATGAGGGAACTATTATGATTAAAATGGGCCGTGAAGTACCTGTAGCAAGTATGGACACCAGTGGGAAAATCATTTGGGCcaaacataatgaaatacaaactGTAAATATTAAGATTGTTGGTGCAGGCTTTGAG GTCACAGATGGAGAAAGATTACCCCTGGCTGTAAAAGAGTTAGGAAGCTGCGATCTATACCCACAG AGTTTGAAGCATAACCCTAATGGCCGATTCGTCGTTGTATGTGGAGATGGCGAATACATAATTTATACTGCATTGGCTTGGAGGAATAGATCGTTTGGATCTGCATTGGAATTTGTTTGGTCATCAGAAGGAGAATATGCAATCAGGGAAAGTACATCAAGAATTAAAATTTTCAATAAATCATTTCAG GAGAAGAAAAGTATCCGGCCTACATTTTCAGCGGAGCGTATTTTTGGTGGGATATTGTTGGCAATGTGTTCTAGTGACTTCATTTGCTTTTATGACTGGGTTGATTGCAGACTAATACGCCGAATTGATGTCACTGTTAAG AACCTTTACTGGGCTGATAGCGGTGACCTAGTTGCAATAGCAAGTGATACGTCAGTCTACATCCTCAAGTACAAT AGAGATGTTGTTGCTTCTTATCTAGAAGGTGGAAAGCCTGTGGACGAGGAAGGTGTTGAAGATGCTTTTGAGCTGCTTCATGAGGTCAATGAGCGAGTGCGTACTGGGATTTGGGTTGGAGACTGCTTCATATATAACAATTCATCTTGGCGCCTAAATTATTGTGTTGGTGGTGAG GTTACCACAATGTATCACTTGGATCGCCCTATGTATTTGTTGGGATATCTTGCGAACCAAAGTCGAGTTTATCTAATCGATAAGGAGTTTAA CGTCATTGGGTACACATTACTTCTCAGTTTGATTGAGTACAAAACCCTTGTGATGCGTGGGGATTTGGAACGCGCAAATGAAATTTTACCATCCATACCAAAGGCACAATATAATAG TGTCGCTCATTTCTTGGAGTCTAGAGGTATGTTGGAAGAGGCTCTTGAGATAGCCACTGATGCTGACTATAAATTTGATCTAGCTGTGCAGCTTGGAAAATTAGATGTTGCAAAG GCTATCGCCATAGAAGCACAAACTGAATCTAAATGGAAGCAGTTGGGCGAACTCGCCATGTCTACAGGCAAG CTAGAGATGGCGGAAGAATGCCTTCATCAAGCAAAGGATTTAAGTGGCTTATTGTTATTATACTCGTCCCTCGGAGATGCTGAAGGAATCGAAAAGCTTGCTTCTTTATCAAAAGGACATGGGAAAAACAACGTTGCTTTCCTCTGCCTTTTTATGCTTGGTAAATTGGAAGATTGCATACAGTTGCTCATAGACAG CAATCGTATACCTGAAGCTGCATTAATGGCGCGTTCATATCTTCCTAGCAAAGTCTCAGAGATAGTAGCAATTTGGAGAAATGACCTCAGTAAA GTTAATCCAAAAGCTGCAGAGTCTCTTGCAGATCCTTCTGAATATCCAAATTTATTTGATGATTGGCAGGTTGCACTAACTGTAGAAAAAAGTGTTGCTTCTCAGAG GGGCCTCTACCCTCCTGCTGTCGATTACTTGAACCATGCTGAGAAGTCGGATTCTACTCTTGTGGAGGCTTTCAAAAGGATGCAGGTCATTGAGGACGTGGAACCTGTAGACCCAGATGAGGAAAATGGAGAGCCTGATCAAGAG GCGTTGGAAGAGAATGAAATGGAGAACACGGATGAAGCTGTCCCAGTTGGTGCTGATGAACATGAAGAAGCAGTTCTTGAAAATGGAAATGAGG TGCTAGCTCAACATGAATAG